CCTGACGGAATCCATGCTCGCCTCGCTGGGCCGGCATGGCATCGACATGCTGCCCATCCTCCAGGCTGTCGCGGCACCGCCGCCTATCGATCCGGAAGCGATCCAGGCGCGGCTCGACCACGTGTTCCGCAAGCACGACCGCGACGATCTCGGCGACTGGGCCACCGGCATCCTGCGCCGCTTCGTGGAAGACTACCGCCTGCAGCGCGAGGTGACCCCATGAACCGCCTGACACCCGAACAGCTCGCGGCCGGCGTGCAAGACCTGCCCTCGCTGCCCGCCGTCGTCATGGAATTGCTCAGCAGCATAGAGCAGGAAGACATCGACATCTCCGTGCTGGCGAAAAAAGTGTCGTACGACCAAGCCCTGACGGCAAAAACCCTGCGCCTGGCGAATTCGTCGTCGTACGGTCTGCAAGTCAAAGTCACGACGATCCAGCAAGCCATTACGTTTCTTGGCTTCCAGACGACGCGCAACCTGATCACGGCGGCCGCCATCACCGGTTGCTTTCCGAGCGGACGTTGCGCCGGATTTCATGACAAGTCGTTCTGGCGCCATTCGATCGCGACGGCGGCGTGCGCACGCGCGCTGGCGCGCCGGATGCGCTTCAATCAAGACATCGCCTTCACGGCTGGCTTGCTGCACGACATCGGCCGGCTCGTGCTGGTGACGGGCCATCCGGACGCCTATGACCAGGTCGTGGCCTGGCACGGGCAACACGGCGGCGACTGGCAGGAGGCCGAACGGGCCGTGCTGGGCATCGACCACGTCGACGCCGGGGTCGCGCTGGCCGAGCACTGGAATTTCTCGGACACCATGCGTCATGCGATCGCCTACCACCATGCGCCCGACACGCAAGGCGCGGGATTCCTGGCTGCGATCGTGCACGTGGCTAATGCCATTGTCCACGCGCTCGATCTCGCCGGTGAAGACGATGAACTGGTGCCGCGCGTATCCAGCGTGGCCTGGGATGCGATGGGATTGAATGAAGAAGCCTATTTGCATCTGTTCCGTGAGACGGAATTGCAGTTCGGCGAGATGTCGACCATCCTGATGGCTTGAAAGAGGCCGTTCAAGCCCAGGACGGCCGGCGATAATGACGGCAGCGAAAGCCTGCTTCGCTGCCGGGTCGCACCGTAGGCATGACAGGACCGACTGTCATGCCCACGGCATCAGTGCGCATAGTTGCCCGACGGCTTGGACGAGGGTTCGTTCGATTGCGGTTGTTGAGCCGATTGTGCTTGCGGCTGACCTTGTTGCTGTTGCGCAGCCTGCTGAGCGGCTTGCTGTGCAGCTTTTTCCTCAGGCTTCGGGCGGCCTTGGGCATCGGACAGACGATATTTGGTGCGGCGGTCGCCCATCAGGTCACGCAAGTCGCGGATGCTCATGCCGGTCACTTCATGCATGCGAATCAGCAGCGAGGCGCCGACCGGCAGGCGATGGTGACGGATCTTGCTGATCACCGGCGGTGCGACCTCCAGCATGCGCGACAGCGCAGCATCGTTCTTCAACTGCATCTTGCCGAGCAGAATATCCAGCAAGTGGTTCGGGTTGTAGCTTTCCTGTGATGACAAAGCGTGATGTGCCATGATGACCTCGTGAATGGTTAAAATAGTTCTTTTTACGAACTGCGTTTAATGACTGAATTTCATCAACATAAGTTCCCGGATCGCGTTTCCGACTGACCAGGCATCCACCTGACATGCCGGCGACGTTACCGGACTGCGTGCGCTCCCTTGGCGGGAAGCGCGAAAAACCCATGCAGCGTCGGAACCCTTCCGGGCGCCGCGACCGGACTGCGGTCGCCGCTGCGGTTTTTGCACTCCCCGCTTCCCACATGCACTTGTTTTTCGGACAAATTATCAAACTCATATGCCGAGTTCACACTCGACCTGAGCACGAAATTCATTGGCCGAAATCAAGCTAACCGGTGGAAAGCTTGTCACATAGTCATTTCAGCACATGGTGACAAATTGTGGCGCACGCAAGTGTTTTTTTGGACTAATTTTGCAATTGCCGAGCTACACGAACTGGTTGATTCACAAAGAGAAATACATTCGAGTCGGCCCGGCAACTTTAAAGATAACAGCTGGCAAGGAAAATTCAAGATTTAACAATGTAACCGACTGTACAGAATTTAATGTTGGGAAAGTTCCAATTCCGCGTAGCATGGAATACCGGCGCGCACGACCGCACGCACCCGCTTTTCCGGCCCGTATTGCGATTTACGGTAAACTGGACGTCCACTTGTCAAGCATCAGGGAACGTCGTAAAACCGACGACGGTTTTTCGAGGTCCCCATCAGCACTCAGAAGCATTCCATGCAGAAAAAAGTATTCATCAAGACCTTCGGTTGCCAAATGAACGAGTACGACTCGGACAAGATGGCGGACGTGCTGGGCGCGTCCGACGGGCTCGTACGCACCGACACGCCGGACGACGCCGACGTGATCCTGTTCAACACCTGTTCCGTGCGCGAAAAGGCGCAGGAAAAAGTGTTTTCCGATCTGGGACGCCTCAAGGAACTCAAGCGCGCCAAGCCCGACCTGATCATTGGCGTGGGCGGCTGCGTCGCGTCGCAGGAAGGTGAGGCGATCGTCAAGCGCGCGCCGCACGTGGACATGGTGTTCGGCCCGCAGACGCTGCACCGGCTGCCGCAGATGATCCAGCTGCGCCGTCACACGGGCGCCGCCCAGGTGGACATCAGCTTTCCGGAAATCGAAAAGTTCGACCACCTGCCCCCGGCCAAGGTCGAGGGTCCGGTCGCCTACGTGTCGATCATGGAGGGCTGCAGTAAATATTGCAGCTACTGCGTCGTGCCCTATACCCGCGGCGAGGAAGTCTCGCGCCGCTTCGAGGACGTGCTGACGGAAGTCGCCGGCCTGGCCGCGCAGGGCGTCAAGGAAATCATGCTGCTGGGGCAGAACGTGAACGCCTATCGCGGCGCCATGGAGTCCGGTGAAATTGCGGACTTCGCCCTGCTGCTGGAATACGTGGCCGAGATTCCCGGCATCGAACGCCTGCGCTTCGTCACGAGCCACCCGAAAGAATTCACCCAGCGCCTGATCGACGCGTACGCGAAGATCCCGCAGCTGGTCAACCACCTGTACCTGCCGGTGCAGCACGGCTCCGACCGCATCCTGCAGGCGATGAAGCGCGGCTACACGGGCCTGGAATACAAATCGATCATCCGCCGCATCAAGGCCGTGCGCCCGGACATCTCGATCTCGTCCGACTTCATCGTCGGCTTCCCGGGCGAGACGGACGCCGATTTCGAAGCGATGATGAAACTCGTGGACGATGTCGGCTTCGACAACAGCTTTTCCTTCATCTTCAGCAAGCGCCCGGGCACGCCGGCCGCCAACCTGGAAGACGATACCCCGCACGAGGTCAAGCTCGCGCGCCTGCAGCGCCTGCAGGCGCAAATCGATGCCAACACCCGCAAGACCAGTGCAGGCATGGTCGGCACCGTGCAGCGCATCCTGGTGGAAGGCCCCTCCAAAAAAGGCGGCGGCGAACTCCAGGGGCGTACCGAGAACAACCGCGTCGTCAACTTTTTCCCGGGCGCCGCAAGTAGCGACACGCTCGTCGGCCAGCTGGTCGACGTGCGCATCACCGAGAGCCTGGATTACACCCTGCGCGGCGACCTGGTCGCCAGCATTGATACGATTGCCAAAGCCAGTTGAAAACGCCCACCCAGCCTTCGTACTTCATTCCCGAGCCGCTCGATAACACGCGGCTCGCCCACCTCTGCGGACCGCTCGACGAGAACCTGCGCCAGATTTCGGCCGCGCTCGACGTGACCATCTTCCGGCGCGGAGAGAAATTCATCGTCAGCGGGACGAACGCCCAGCGCGCCGTCGAACTGCTCGAACGCTTCTATGCCGTGGCCGACAAGGTCGTGCCGATCGAGGAAGTGCAGCTGGCGCTCGTCGAACAGCGCGCCGGCCTGAAACCCAAGACGGCCGACGCCGAGGCATCGCCCAAGGAGCCGGGCGCCGCGGTCACCGAGGAAGTCGACAAGATCGATGGAGAAGCCGACGACGAGGAACTCGTCAGCCCGATGCTCAAGACGCGCCGCCACGACCTGCGCGGCCGCACGCCGCACCAGATCCAGTACCTGAAGGCCGTGCTCGAACACGACATCAGCTTCGGCATCGGCCCGGCCGGCACCGGCAAGACCTATCTCGCCGTCGCCTGCGCCGTCGACGCCCTCGAGCGCGACGCCGTCAAGCGCATCATCCTCACGCGCCCCGCCGTGGAAGCGGGCGAGCGCCTGGGCTTCCTCCCGGGCGACTTCGCGCAGAAGGTCGACCCGTACCTGCGACCGCTGTACGACGCGCTGTACGACCTGCTCGGCTTCGACCGCACGCAAAAGCTGTTCGAGAAGCAGGTGATCGAGATCGCCCCGCTCGCGTTCATGCGCGGCCGCACGCTGAACCACGCGTTCGTGATCCTGGACGAGGCCCAGAACACGACGGCCGAACAGATGAAGATGTTCCTGACCCGGATCGGCTTCGGCAGCAAGGCCGTCGTCACGGGCGACGTCACCCAGGTCGACCTGCACAAGACGCAGCGGAGCGGCCTCGTCGACGCCATGCACGTGCTGAAGGACGTGCGCGGCATCGCCTTCACCCAGTTCTCCAGCGCCGACGTCGTGCGCCATCCGATGGTGGCCCGCATCGTCGACGCCTACGAGAAGGCCGCGTCGATGCAGGAACTCGGCGCGCTCCCCGGCACTTTGAACAAACCAGCGACCCGCCATGTCCGTAAAAAAGCATAACCTCGAACTGGACGTCCAGTACCCCGACACCCGCCTGGAAGCCTCCCTCACGCCCGAGATGGTCGAGCGCTGGGTACAGGCCTCGCTCCTCGGCCCGGCCGAGCTGGCGATCCGTTTCGTCGACGCGGAGGAAGGCCGGACCCTGAACCGCGAATACCGCGGCAAGGACTACGCCACCAATGTGCTGACCTTCGCCTACAACGAGGGCGCGGAAATCGACGACGACGAACCGACGCAGGCCGACATCGTCCTGTGCACGGACGTCCTGCAGCGCGAAGCGGATGAGCAGAAGAAGACGGTCGAAGAACACGCGGCACACCTCGTCGTGCACGGCGTGCTGCACGCCCAGGGCTTCGACCACGAGACGGACGAGGAAGCGGAAGAGATGGAACAGCTCGAGCGCGACATCATGGAAGTGCTCGGGTACCCGGATCCGTACGCGGAGAACGAATAAAAATTTCCGTCGTTCCCGGCATTGCCGGAAACGACTTCTCGCGGAAGCGGGAACCCATGCTGAGCCAATGTGGACGCGACGTATGGGTTCCCGCTTGCGCGGGAACGACGGGCCTCACGCTTTCTTGAGCTGCTCCCCGATCGGCAACTTGCGCACCCGCTTGCCCGTAGCCGCGAACACCGCATTCGCCAACGCCGGCGCGATGCCCGCCGTCCCCGGCTCGCCGATCCCGCCCGGATCGTCGTGGCTGTTCACGATATAGACCTCCACGGCCGGCGCCTCCGGCATGCGCATCACGCGGTAGTCGGAGAAGTTCGTCTGCTGCACCCGCCCCTTCTCGACCGTCACCTCGTCCCACAGCGCCGCGCTGGCGCCGAACACGATGCCGCCTTCCATCTGCGCGACGATGGTGTCCGGATTGACGTTCTGGCCGCAATCCAGGGCGCACACGACGCGGTGCACGCGCACGTCGCCATCCGGCCCCACCGACACTTCCGCCACCTGCGCCATATAAGTGCCGAAGGCAAACTGCGTGGAGACACCGCGTCCCAGCTTGCGCCCCGCGATCGGTTTCAGCGGCTTGCCCCATCCGGCCTTCTCGGCCGCCAGGTTCAGTACCGCCAAGGTGCGCGGGGATTTCTGCAGCAGCGAGCGGCGGAACGCGACGGGGTCGGTCTTGCTCGCATACGCCAGCTCGTCGATGAAGCTCTCGACGACGAAGACGTTGTGCGTGGGCCCGACGCCGCGCCAGAACGCCGTCGGCAGGCCGGGCGGCTCGTGGCGCATGTATTCGACGCGGATGGCGGGAATCGCATACTGCAGGTCGGCCGCCACTTCCACCGCGTCCGGATCGACGCCGTTCTTGACCATCGGCGGCGCGAAGCGCGACATGATCGACGATCCCGTCACCCGGTGGAACCAGGCCACGGGCATGCCCTTGTCGTCGATGCGCGCCGACATGCGGTCGACGTAGTACGGGCGGTACATATCGTGCTGGATGTCTTCCTCGCGGGTCCAGATGATCTTGATCGGTCCCTTGGCCAGCTTGGCGAATTCCACCGCCTGGATCACGTTGTCGACCTCGAGCCGGCGCCCGAAGCCGCCGCCGATATAATGGTTGTGCACGCGGACCTTCTCCAGCGGCAGCCCGGTGATCTTGGCGGCCGCGCCCTGCGCCAGCGCCGGCACCTGCGTGCCGACCCAGATGTCGCAGCCGTCCGGCTTCAGGTCGACCGTGCAGTTCATCGGCTCCATCGTCGCGTGCGCGAGGAACGGGACTTCGTAGATGACGTCGATGCGGCGGCCCGGGCCGGCATCCAGCGCCTTGAGCGCGTCGCCCTTGTCCGTGGCGACGGCGCCCGTGTTCTGCGACACCTTCATCATGTCCGCGACGATGCCGGCCAGGCTGACGTTGGCGTTGGTACCGTCGTCGAAGCGCGGCGCGGCCGCCGCCAGGCCCTGTTTCGCGGCCCAGAAATGTTCGGCCACGACGGCCACGGCGCCTTCGATGCGCAGCACCTGGCGCACGCCTTTCACGGCCATCGCCTTCTGCTCGTCGACGGCCGCGACCTTCCCCCCCAGGACAGGGGATGCCGCCACGGCAGCGATCCCCATGTTGGGCAGGCGAGCATCGATGCCGAATTGCGCGGACCCGTTGACCTTCGCCGGCGAATCCAGCCGCTTGACCGCCTTGCCGACCAAGGCGAACTGGGACGGGTCCTTGAGCTTGACCTCGGCCGGAAACTTCAGCTGCGACGCCGCGTCCACGACTTCGCCGAAGTGCACGGCACGGTTCGACGCCTCGTGGCGGATCGTTCCGGCCACGACCTTGACATCGCCCGGTTCGACGTTCCAAGTCTTGGCCGCCGCCTGCACGAGCACCGTGCGGACCTTCGCCCCGGCCTCGCGCAGCGGTTTATAGGTGGCGCGGATCGACGTCGAGCCGCCCGTCACCTGGCCGCCCAGCAGCGCGTCGGCGTACAGCGAATTGTTGGCGGGCGCCTGCTCCAGCTTCACCTTCGAGAGATCGGCGCCCAGTTCCTCGGCCAGCAGCATCGGCAGCGACGTGAACGTGCCCTGCCCCATCTCGACCTTGTGGATGATGAGGGTGACGATGCCGTCGCGGTCGATGCGGATGAAGGCGTCGTGCGCGAGGCCCGGCGCCTCGTTGGTCATGGCGGTCGAGGCCTGGCCGACGGCCTTTTCGGAGGGCGGCTCCTTGCGGTCGCCGGACGGCGCCTCGCCCTGCCGCGGCTTTTGGCAGCCGAACAGCGAGAAACCGAACAGCAGGCTGCCGCCGCCGGCCGCACCGGCTTTCAGCAACTGGCGGCGTTTATTCGAAACGGGTTCCTTGGTCATCTGGTCCATGTGGTCGTCCCCTTTCACGCCTGGCCAGACGCGATCTTGATCGCCTTGCGGATGCGGTTGTACGTCCCACAGCGGCAGATATTGCCGGCCATGGCGTTGTCGATGTCGGCGTCGCCCGGTTTCGGGGTCGCGTGCAGCAGCGCGGTGGCGGACATGATCTGGCCGGACTGGCAGTAACCGCACTGGACGACGTCGATCTTGCGCCACGCCTCCTGCACCTTGGCCCCGACCGGGTCGTTGCCGATCGCCTCGATGGTCGTGATCTTCTTGCCGGCCGCCGCCGACACGGGCGTCACGCAGGAGCGGATGGCCTGGCCGTCCAGGTGCACGGTGCACGCGCCGCACAGGGCGGCACCGCAGCCGAACTTGGTGCCGGTCAGGCCGAGCACGTCGCGGATGGCCCACAGCAAGGGCATGTCGTCGGGGATATCGAGGTTGGTGGCGGTGCCGTTGACGTTCAAGGCGGGCATGGGGGTTCCTTTCCTTAGCGAATGATCAACTATAGGATGAAGACTGGCAGCAACGGCGCACGCCTGCTTGAGCCTGGATGTCTGCATAAAAATCAGGCATTCGGGCTTTTGGTGTATCCTATGGCCCATCGCAACAACGGCTTCACGCCAACTATGCCTGAGCACCCTGCTGACGTCCGTTCGGACGTTAAAACCCACCGGTCGCTGTTCGAACGGTTGACCGCACTGATTTCCCCCGAGCCCGAAAACCGCGCCGAGCTGCTCGAAGTGCTGCACGACGCCCACGAACGCAACCTCATCGACGCCGACGCCCTTTCCATGATCGAGGGCGTGTTCCAGGTCTCCGACCTGTCGGTGCGCGACATCATGGTCCCGCGCTCCCAGATGGACGTGATCGACATCACGAAGCCCATCGAGGAATGGCTGCCGATCGTGCTGGAGACGGCTCACTCGCGCTTCCCCGCCATCGAGGGCGAGCGCGACAAGGTGGTCGGCATCCTGCTCGCCAAGGACCTGCTGCGCTACTACGCGGAAGAATCGTTCGACGTGCGCGACATGCTGCGCCCGGCGATCTTCATCCCGGAATCGAAGCGCCTGAACGTATTGCTGCGCGACTTCCGCGCGAACCACAACCACATGGCCATCGTCGTCGACGAGTACAGCGGCGTGGCCGGCCTGATCACCATCGAAGACGTGCTGGAACAGATCGTCGGCGACATCGAGGACGAGTACGACTTCGACGAGGAAGAGGACAACATCCTCTCCATCAAGGAGGGCCAGCTCGGCCCGCGCTGGCGCGTGAAGGCGCTGACGGAGATCGAGCAGTTCAACGAAGAAATCGGCGTCGACCTGCCCGAGGACGACGTCGACACCATCGGCGGCCTCGTCGCGAGCCACCTGGGCCGCATGCCGCACAAGGGCGAAGTCTTCGACCTCGAGAACCTGCGCTTCGAAGTGCTGCGCGCCGACGCCCGCCAGATCCACGTACTGCTGGTCGAGAAACTCCCGGCCAACGACGACGATCACGATTGACGCGGGACCCGTAGTGTTGGAAACCAGTCTGAACCTGCGGCGGCGCCGCAAGCCCGCCGTGGCGCCCGATCCCGCGCTGCGCGGCACGCGGCCGAGTGCCATGGGCCTCGTCGTCGCGGCGCTCGTCGGCTTTGCCACCCTGTTCTCGTTCGACCCGTTCGGCTGGTGGCCCGTCCAGTTCCTGTCCCTCGCCTATTTGTTCTACCAGGTCGGCATGGGCAGTTCGACCCGCCGCGCCGTGCTGCTTGGCTGGGCGTTCGGCTTCGGCTGGTCGGTCGCCGGCATGCACTGGCTCTATATTGCGCTGAACCGCTTCGGCGACCTGCCGGCCGTGCTGTCCGCGATCGCCATCGCGCTGCTGGGACTTTATATGGGCCTGTTCGGCGCGCTCGCCTCGGGCGTTTCATCCTGGCTGCGCAAGCGCTGGTCGCTGCCGGTTCCCGCCTTCCTGCTGCTCGTCTTCCCCGTCTGCTGGGGCGTGTCGGAATGGATGCGCGGCTGGGTGTTCACCGGATTTCCCTGGGCGGCCTCCGGCTATGCGCACGTGACGGCCCCCCTTAGCGGCTTCGCGCCCATCCTCGGCGTGTACGGCATCGGCGTGCTGGTGGGCGTGTGCTCGGCCTGCATCGTGATGCTGACCCAGCGCCGCAAGCTGCCGGCCGTCGGCCTGTTCGCCGCGCTGCTGCTGGCCGGCTGGGGCCTGAAACACATCGCGTGGACCGAACCCGCCGGCAAACCGCTCACCGTGCGCCTCGTGCAGGGGAACATCCGCCAGGACGAAAAATTCAGCGCCGAGCACCTGGGCGACATCCTCGTGCGCTACCGCGACATGATGACGGCCGCGCCGGCCGACCTGATCGCGGCGCCGGAGACGGCGATCCCCGTGTTCCCGAACCAGCTGCCGCCCGGCTACCTGCAAACGTTCCGCGACTATGCGGCGCGCACCGGCAGCGCGTTCATGTTCGGCATCCCGCTGGCCACAAGCATGACGGTCTATGCGAACAGCGTGGCCGGCATCGGCCCGCAAGGGCAGTCCTACCGCTACGACAAGCAACACCTCGTGCCGTTCGGCGAATTCATCCCGACGGGCTTCCGCTGGTTCACGGACCTGATGCAGATCCCGCTGGGCGATTTCACGCGCGGCCCGGACGTGCAGGCGCCGTTCGCCGTGAAGGACCAGCGGGTGCTGCCGAACGTCTGCTACGAGGACGTGTTCGGCGAAGAGATCGCGAAGAACCTGCGCGCGGAAGCGCAACCGGCCACCGTGCTGTTGAACGTGTCGAACCTGGCGTGGTACGGCGAATCGGTGGCGATCCCGCAGCACCTGCAGATCTCGCGCATGCGCACGCTCGAGACGGGCCGCCCGATGCTGCGCGCGACGAACAACGGCGCCACCGCCGTCATCGACGGCCGCGGCAACGTCGCCGCGCTGCTCCCGTTCTACAGCCAAGGCACGCTGGCGGCGACGGTGCAGGGCATGGCCGGCACCACGCCGTACATCCGCTTCGGCAACCTGCTGTTCCTGGCCCTGGGCGCCCTGCTGCTGGGCGGCGCCTGGTTCGCCGGGCGGCGGCGGCAGGCGAACGGATAAAATAGCGATTCACTTCAAGCCAATCAGTAAAACCCGCTAGAATTGGTGTTTTAGCAAACCCACCGTGTTCGCGCCCCCGTGCGCGCGAAGCCTACAAGATGCTCACATTCCAACAAATTATTCTGACTCTGCAAACCTACTGGGACAAGCAGGGTTGCGCCCTGCTCCAGCCGTACGACATGGAAGTCGGCGCGGGCACCTTCCACACCGGCACCTTCCTGCGCGCGATCGGACCGGAACCCTGGCGCGCCGCGTACGTGCAGCCGTCGCGCCGCCCCAAGGATGGCCGCTACGGCGAGAACCCGAACCGCCTGCAGCACTATTATCAGTACCAGGTCGTGCTGAAACCGGCGCCGGAAAACATCCTCGACCTGTATCTCGGTTCGCTGGAAGCGTTGGGCCTGGACCTGAAAAAGAACGACGTGCGCTTCGTCGAGGACGACTGGGAAAGCCCGACCCTGGGCGCCTGGGGCCTCGGCTGGGAAGTCTGGCTGAACGGCATGGAAGTCACGCAGTTCACCTACTTCCAGCAGGTCGGCGGCCTCGATTGCAAGCCCGTGCTGGGCGAGATCACGTACGGCATCGAGCGCCTGGCCATGTACCTGCAGGGGGTCGAGAACGTCTACGACCTCGTGTGGACGGAGTGGGAAGAGAATGGCGTTAAGAAGACGCTCAGCTACGGCGACGTCTTCCACCAGAACGAAGTCGAACAGTCGACCTACAACTTCGAGCATTCGAACACGGAACTGCTGTTCCAGGCCTTCGCCAACCACGAGAGCGAAGCCAAGCGCCTGATCGAACTGGCGCTCACGCTGCCCGCGTACGAGCAGATCATGAAGGCCTCGCACAGCTTCAATTTGCTGGATGCGCGCGGCGCCATCTCCGTCACCGAGCGCGCCGCCTACATCGGCCGCGTGCGCACCCTGTCGCGCCTCGTCGCCCAGGCTTATTACGATTCGCGCGAGAAACTGGGCTTCCCGATGCTGCCGAAGACCGCTGACGACGCAAAAGCCGCCGCCTGAGTCCAGAATAGAACACACAAATGATGAATCAAACACTACTCGTCGAACTGCAGACCGAAGAACTGCCGCCGAAGGCGCTCGTGAAACTGGGCGCCGCGTTCGCCAACGGCATCGCGAACGGCCTGAAAGCCCGTGATTTCCTCGACGCCGACAGCGTCGTCACGTCCTACGCCACGCCGCGCCGCCTGGCCGTCTCCATCACGAACGTGCACGGCACGTCGCCGGACAAGGCCATCCGCGAAAAAATCCTGCCGGTGACCGTCGCCCTCGACAAGGACGGCAACCCGACCGCGCCGCTGGCCAAGAAGCTGGCCGCCCTCGGCTTCCCCGACCTGAAGATCAGCGACCTGGAACGCGCCCCGGACGGCAAGGCCGACAGCTTCTTCTACACGTACACGGCGCCGGGCAGCGGGCTCGCCGAGGGCCTGCAGCCGGTGCTGGAAGAGACGGTCGCCAAGCTGCCGATCCCGAAGGTGATGAGCTACCAGCGTCCGGACGGCGCGACCGTGCAGTTCGTGCGCCCCGTGCACTCGCTGCTGGCGCTGCACGGCGAGACTGTCGTGCCGTTGTCCCTGCTGGGCCTAGCGGCCGGCCGCAGCACGCTCGGCCACCGCTTCCTGTCGAACGGCCATCCGTTCGATATCGTCCATGCGGACGCCTACAATGAACTGCTCAAGGTCTTCGGCAAGGTCGTCGCGAATGCCGAGGAACGCAAGGAATCGATCCGCACCCAGCTGCTGGCCAAGGCCGGCGCCGACCAGGTCCTGATGCCGGAATCGCTGCTCGACGAAGTCGCTGCGCTGGTCGAATGGCCCGTCGTCTACGAATGCCATTTCGAAGACGCCTTCCTGGCCGTGCCGCAGGAATGCCTGATCCTGACCATGCAGACGAACCAGAAATACTTCGCGCTGACGGATTCGGCTGGCCGCCTGCGCTCGCGCTTCCTGATCGTGTCGAACCTCGCGACCGACGATCCGTCCGCCATCATCGGCGGCAACGAGCGCGTCGTGCGCCCGCGCCTGTCGGATGCCAAGTTCTTCTTCGAGCAGGACAAGAAGAAGTCGCTGGAATCGCGCCTGCCGCTGCTGGCCAACGTCGTCTACCACAACAAGCTGGGCACGCAGCTTGATCGTACGCAGCGCGTCACGCGCCTGGCCGGCGCCATCGCGCGCCGCCTCGGCTACGACGTGCTGCTGGCCGAACGCGGCGCGCAGCTGGCGAAGGCCGACCTGCTGACCGACATGGTCGGCGAGTTCCCGGAACTGCAAGGCATCATGGGCACGTACTACGCCCGCAACGACGGCGAGCACGAGGAAGTGGCGCTGGCCGCATCCGAACACTACCAGCCGCGCTTCTCCGGCGACGCGCTGCCGTCCACGAACACGGGCCTCACGGTCGCGCTGGCCGACAAGCTGGAAACGCTGGTGGGCATCTGGTCGATCGGCCTGCAGCCGACCGGCGAGAAGGACCCGTTCGCGCTGCGCCGCCACGCACTGGGCGTGATGCGCATGCTGGTCGAGAAGCGCCTTCCGCTCGCGCTGTCCGACCTGCTCAAGGATGCCGCCGGCGTGTTCGACTACATGCCGACCTTCAAGGATCCGACGCTTGACGTCACGGCGTTCATGCTGGACCGCCTGCGCGGCCTGCTGCGCGACCGCGGCTTCGCGCCGAACGAGGTCGAAGCGGTGCTGGCGCAGAACCCGGACCGCGTGGACGATGTCGTGCAGCGCCTGGAGGCGGTGCAGGCCTTCGCGGCGCTGCCGGAAAGCGCGTCGCTCGCTGCCGCCAACAAGCGCATCTCGAACATCCTCAAGAAGAACGAGGAGGCACTGGCCCAGGCCGGCAGCGTCGATGCAGCCGTGCTGCAGGATGCCGCGGAAAAGACGCTGTACGCGAGCGTGCAGCGCGTGCAGCCGGACGTCGACGCAGCCTTCGAGCGCGGCGATTTCACCGGCACCTTGAAGACGCTGGCGCAGCTGCGCGACGACGTCGACGCGTTCTTCAACGACGTGATGGTGATG
This genomic stretch from Massilia putida harbors:
- the miaB gene encoding tRNA (N6-isopentenyl adenosine(37)-C2)-methylthiotransferase MiaB, which translates into the protein MQKKVFIKTFGCQMNEYDSDKMADVLGASDGLVRTDTPDDADVILFNTCSVREKAQEKVFSDLGRLKELKRAKPDLIIGVGGCVASQEGEAIVKRAPHVDMVFGPQTLHRLPQMIQLRRHTGAAQVDISFPEIEKFDHLPPAKVEGPVAYVSIMEGCSKYCSYCVVPYTRGEEVSRRFEDVLTEVAGLAAQGVKEIMLLGQNVNAYRGAMESGEIADFALLLEYVAEIPGIERLRFVTSHPKEFTQRLIDAYAKIPQLVNHLYLPVQHGSDRILQAMKRGYTGLEYKSIIRRIKAVRPDISISSDFIVGFPGETDADFEAMMKLVDDVGFDNSFSFIFSKRPGTPAANLEDDTPHEVKLARLQRLQAQIDANTRKTSAGMVGTVQRILVEGPSKKGGGELQGRTENNRVVNFFPGAASSDTLVGQLVDVRITESLDYTLRGDLVASIDTIAKAS
- a CDS encoding HDOD domain-containing protein; translated protein: MNRLTPEQLAAGVQDLPSLPAVVMELLSSIEQEDIDISVLAKKVSYDQALTAKTLRLANSSSYGLQVKVTTIQQAITFLGFQTTRNLITAAAITGCFPSGRCAGFHDKSFWRHSIATAACARALARRMRFNQDIAFTAGLLHDIGRLVLVTGHPDAYDQVVAWHGQHGGDWQEAERAVLGIDHVDAGVALAEHWNFSDTMRHAIAYHHAPDTQGAGFLAAIVHVANAIVHALDLAGEDDELVPRVSSVAWDAMGLNEEAYLHLFRETELQFGEMSTILMA
- a CDS encoding xanthine dehydrogenase family protein molybdopterin-binding subunit, yielding MDQMTKEPVSNKRRQLLKAGAAGGGSLLFGFSLFGCQKPRQGEAPSGDRKEPPSEKAVGQASTAMTNEAPGLAHDAFIRIDRDGIVTLIIHKVEMGQGTFTSLPMLLAEELGADLSKVKLEQAPANNSLYADALLGGQVTGGSTSIRATYKPLREAGAKVRTVLVQAAAKTWNVEPGDVKVVAGTIRHEASNRAVHFGEVVDAASQLKFPAEVKLKDPSQFALVGKAVKRLDSPAKVNGSAQFGIDARLPNMGIAAVAASPVLGGKVAAVDEQKAMAVKGVRQVLRIEGAVAVVAEHFWAAKQGLAAAAPRFDDGTNANVSLAGIVADMMKVSQNTGAVATDKGDALKALDAGPGRRIDVIYEVPFLAHATMEPMNCTVDLKPDGCDIWVGTQVPALAQGAAAKITGLPLEKVRVHNHYIGGGFGRRLEVDNVIQAVEFAKLAKGPIKIIWTREEDIQHDMYRPYYVDRMSARIDDKGMPVAWFHRVTGSSIMSRFAPPMVKNGVDPDAVEVAADLQYAIPAIRVEYMRHEPPGLPTAFWRGVGPTHNVFVVESFIDELAYASKTDPVAFRRSLLQKSPRTLAVLNLAAEKAGWGKPLKPIAGRKLGRGVSTQFAFGTYMAQVAEVSVGPDGDVRVHRVVCALDCGQNVNPDTIVAQMEGGIVFGASAALWDEVTVEKGRVQQTNFSDYRVMRMPEAPAVEVYIVNSHDDPGGIGEPGTAGIAPALANAVFAATGKRVRKLPIGEQLKKA
- the ybeY gene encoding rRNA maturation RNase YbeY yields the protein MSVKKHNLELDVQYPDTRLEASLTPEMVERWVQASLLGPAELAIRFVDAEEGRTLNREYRGKDYATNVLTFAYNEGAEIDDDEPTQADIVLCTDVLQREADEQKKTVEEHAAHLVVHGVLHAQGFDHETDEEAEEMEQLERDIMEVLGYPDPYAENE
- a CDS encoding PhoH family protein, producing MKTPTQPSYFIPEPLDNTRLAHLCGPLDENLRQISAALDVTIFRRGEKFIVSGTNAQRAVELLERFYAVADKVVPIEEVQLALVEQRAGLKPKTADAEASPKEPGAAVTEEVDKIDGEADDEELVSPMLKTRRHDLRGRTPHQIQYLKAVLEHDISFGIGPAGTGKTYLAVACAVDALERDAVKRIILTRPAVEAGERLGFLPGDFAQKVDPYLRPLYDALYDLLGFDRTQKLFEKQVIEIAPLAFMRGRTLNHAFVILDEAQNTTAEQMKMFLTRIGFGSKAVVTGDVTQVDLHKTQRSGLVDAMHVLKDVRGIAFTQFSSADVVRHPMVARIVDAYEKAASMQELGALPGTLNKPATRHVRKKA